From a region of the Rhinopithecus roxellana isolate Shanxi Qingling chromosome 8, ASM756505v1, whole genome shotgun sequence genome:
- the EVI5L gene encoding EVI5-like protein isoform X2 codes for MASPTLSPDSSSQEALSAPTCSPTSDSENLSPDELELLAKLEEQNRLLEADSKSMRSMNGSRRNSGSSLVSSSSASSNLSHLEEDTWILWGRIANEWEEWRRRKEKLLKELIRKGIPHHFRAIVWQLLCSATDMPVKNQYSELLKMSSPCEKLIRRDIARTYPEHEFFKGQDSLGQEVLFNVMKAYSLVDREVGYCQGSAFIVGLLLMQMPEEEAFCVFVRLMQEYRLRELFKPSMAELGLCIYQFEYMLQEQLPDLNTHFRSQSFHTSMYASSWFLTLFLTTFPLPVATRVFDIFMYEGLEIVFRVGLALLQVNQAELMQLDMEGMSQYFQRVIPHQFDSCPDKLVLKAYQVKYNPKKMKRLEKEYAAMKSKEMEEQIEIKRLRTENRLLKQRIETLEKGQVTRAQEAEENYVIKRELAVVRQQCSSAAEDLQKAQSTIRQLQEQQENPRLTEDFVSHLETELEQSRLRETETLGALREMQDKVLDMEKRNSSLPDENNVAQLQEELKALKVREGQAVASTRELKLQLQELSDTWQAHLARGGRWKESPRKLVVGELQDELMSVRLREAQALAEGRELRQRVVELETQDHIHRNLLNRVEAERAALQEKLQYLAAQNKGLQTQLSESRRKQAEAECKSKEEVMAVRLREADSMAAVAEMRQRIAELEIQREEGRIQGQLNHSDSSQYIRELKDQIEELKAEVRLLKGPPPFEDPLAFDGLSLARHLDEDSLPSSDEELLGVGVGAALQDALYPLSPRDARFFRRLDRPAKDSEGSSDSDADELAAPYSQGLDN; via the exons ATGGCGAGCCCCACTCTGAGCCCCGACTCCTCATCCCAGGAGGCCCTGTCGGCCCCCACCTGCTCCCCGACCTCTGACTCCGAGAACCTCAGCCCCGATGAGCTGGAGCTACTGGCCAAGCTCGAAGAGCAGAACCG GCTCCTGGAGGCTGACTCTAAGTCCATGCGCTCCATGAATGGCTCGCGGCGGAACAGTGGCTCCTCGCTGGTGTCCAGCTCCTCGGCCTCCTCCAACCTGAGCCACCTGGAGGAGGACACATGGATCCTGTGGGGCCGGATCGCCAATGAGTGGGAGGAGTGGCGGCGCAGGAAGGAGAAGCTGCTCAAG GAGCTGATCCGCAAGGGCATCCCACACCACTTCCGGGCCATCGTGTGGCAGCTGCTGTGCAGCGCCACGGACATGCCAGTCAAGAATCAGTACTCTGAGCTGCTCAAGATGTCCTCGCCGTGCGAGAAGCTGATCCGCAGGGACATTGCCCGCACCTACCCAGAACACGAGTTCTTCAAGGGCCAGGACAGCCTGGGCCAGGAGGTCCTCTTCAACGTCATGAAG GCATACTCGCTGGTGGACCGGGAGGTGGGCTACTGCCAGGGAAGCGCCTTCATCGTGGGCCTGCTCCTCATGCAG ATGCCTGAAGAGGAGGCCTTCTGTGTGTTCGTGCGGCTGATGCAGGAGTACCGGCTGCGGGAGCTCTTCAAGCCCAGCATGGCTGAGCTCGGGCTCTGCATCTATCAGTTCGAGTACATGCTGCAG GAGCAGCTCCCAGACCTCAACACCCACTTCCGCTCCCAAAGCTTCCACACATCCATGTACGCCTCATCCTGGTTCCTCACACTGTTCCTGACCACCTTCCCACTGCCCGTCGCCACCCGGGTCTTCGACATCTTCATGTATGAG GGGCTGGAGATCGTGTTCCGAGTGGGCCTCGCCCTGCTGCAGGTGAACCAGGCGGAGCTGATGCAGCTGGACATGGAGGGGATGTCCCAG TACTTCCAGAGAGTGATCCCCCACCAGTTTGACAGCTGCCCGGACAAGCTGGTCCTCAAAGCCTACCAGGTCAAGTACAACCCCAAGAAGATGAAGAG GCTGGAGAAGGAGTACGCAGCCATGAAGAGCAAGGAGATGGAGGAGCAGATCGAAATCAAA AGGCTTCGGACGGAGAACCGGCTCCTGAAACAGCGGATTGAAACCCTGGAGAAG GGGCAAGTGACACGGGCGCAGGAAGCAGAGGAGAACTACGTCATCAAGCGGGAGCTGGCGGTGGTGCGGCAGCAGTGCAGCTCGGCCGCCGAGGACCTCCAGAAGGCACAGAGCACCATCCGGCAGCTGCAGGAGCAGCAG GAGAACCCCCGCCTCACAGAAGACTTCGTGTCCCACCTGGAGACCGAGCTGGAACAGTCGAGGCTGCGGGAGACGGAGACACTGGGGGCCCTTCGGGAGATGCAGGACAAGGTTCTTGACATGGAAAAG AGGAACAGTTCGCTGCCCGACGAGAACAACGTGGCGCAGCTGCAGGAGGAGCTGAAGGCGCTCAAGGTGCGGGAGGGCCAGGCGGTGGCCTCGACGCGAGAGCTGAAACTGCAGCTGCAGGAGCTCTCGGACACCTGGCAG GCCCATCTGGCCCGCGGCGGCCGCTGGAAGGAGTCCCCACGGAAGCTGGTCGTGGGCGAGCTGCAGGATGAGCTGATGAGCGTGCGTCTGCGCGAGGCGCAGGCCCTGGCCGAGGGCCGCGAGCTGCGGCAGCGCGTGGTGGAACTTGAGACGCAG GACCACATCCATCGCAACCTTCTGAACCGTGTGGAGGCGGAGCGCGCGGCGCTGCAGGAGAAGCTGCAGTACCTGGCGGCACAGAACAAGGGGCTGCAGACGCAGCTCAGCGAAAGCCGCCGCAAGCAGGCCGAGGCCGAGTGCAAG AGCAAGGAGGAGGTGATGGCTGTGCGACTGCGGGAGGCAGACAGCATGGCTGCGGTGGCCGAGATGCGGCAGCGCATCGCTGAGCTGGAGATCCAG AGGGAGGAGGGCCGAATCCAGGGTCAGCTGAACCACTCCGACTCATCGCAGTACATCCGCGAGCTCAAGGACCAGATCGAGGAGCTGAAGGCCGAG GTGCGGCTGCTGAAGGGCCCGCCGCCCTTCGAGGACCCGCTGGCTTTCGACGGGCTGAGCCTGGCGCGGCATTTGGACGAGGACTCACTGCCGTCGTCGGACGAGGAGCTACTCGGCGTAGGCGTGGGCGCTGCCCTGCAGGACGCGTTGTATCCTCTGTCCCCGCGCGATGCGCGCTTTTTCCGCCGTCTGGACCGGCCGGCCAAGGACAGCGAGGGCAGCTCAGACAGCGACGCTGATGAGCTTGCCGCGCCCTACAGCCAGGGCCTGGACAACTGA
- the EVI5L gene encoding EVI5-like protein isoform X1: protein MASPTLSPDSSSQEALSAPTCSPTSDSENLSPDELELLAKLEEQNRLLEADSKSMRSMNGSRRNSGSSLVSSSSASSNLSHLEEDTWILWGRIANEWEEWRRRKEKLLKELIRKGIPHHFRAIVWQLLCSATDMPVKNQYSELLKMSSPCEKLIRRDIARTYPEHEFFKGQDSLGQEVLFNVMKAYSLVDREVGYCQGSAFIVGLLLMQMPEEEAFCVFVRLMQEYRLRELFKPSMAELGLCIYQFEYMLQEQLPDLNTHFRSQSFHTSMYASSWFLTLFLTTFPLPVATRVFDIFMYEGLEIVFRVGLALLQVNQAELMQLDMEGMSQYFQRVIPHQFDSCPDKLVLKAYQVKYNPKKMKRLEKEYAAMKSKEMEEQIEIKRLRTENRLLKQRIETLEKESAALADRLIQGQVTRAQEAEENYVIKRELAVVRQQCSSAAEDLQKAQSTIRQLQEQQENPRLTEDFVSHLETELEQSRLRETETLGALREMQDKVLDMEKRNSSLPDENNVAQLQEELKALKVREGQAVASTRELKLQLQELSDTWQAHLARGGRWKESPRKLVVGELQDELMSVRLREAQALAEGRELRQRVVELETQDHIHRNLLNRVEAERAALQEKLQYLAAQNKGLQTQLSESRRKQAEAECKSKEEVMAVRLREADSMAAVAEMRQRIAELEIQREEGRIQGQLNHSDSSQYIRELKDQIEELKAEVRLLKGPPPFEDPLAFDGLSLARHLDEDSLPSSDEELLGVGVGAALQDALYPLSPRDARFFRRLDRPAKDSEGSSDSDADELAAPYSQGLDN from the exons ATGGCGAGCCCCACTCTGAGCCCCGACTCCTCATCCCAGGAGGCCCTGTCGGCCCCCACCTGCTCCCCGACCTCTGACTCCGAGAACCTCAGCCCCGATGAGCTGGAGCTACTGGCCAAGCTCGAAGAGCAGAACCG GCTCCTGGAGGCTGACTCTAAGTCCATGCGCTCCATGAATGGCTCGCGGCGGAACAGTGGCTCCTCGCTGGTGTCCAGCTCCTCGGCCTCCTCCAACCTGAGCCACCTGGAGGAGGACACATGGATCCTGTGGGGCCGGATCGCCAATGAGTGGGAGGAGTGGCGGCGCAGGAAGGAGAAGCTGCTCAAG GAGCTGATCCGCAAGGGCATCCCACACCACTTCCGGGCCATCGTGTGGCAGCTGCTGTGCAGCGCCACGGACATGCCAGTCAAGAATCAGTACTCTGAGCTGCTCAAGATGTCCTCGCCGTGCGAGAAGCTGATCCGCAGGGACATTGCCCGCACCTACCCAGAACACGAGTTCTTCAAGGGCCAGGACAGCCTGGGCCAGGAGGTCCTCTTCAACGTCATGAAG GCATACTCGCTGGTGGACCGGGAGGTGGGCTACTGCCAGGGAAGCGCCTTCATCGTGGGCCTGCTCCTCATGCAG ATGCCTGAAGAGGAGGCCTTCTGTGTGTTCGTGCGGCTGATGCAGGAGTACCGGCTGCGGGAGCTCTTCAAGCCCAGCATGGCTGAGCTCGGGCTCTGCATCTATCAGTTCGAGTACATGCTGCAG GAGCAGCTCCCAGACCTCAACACCCACTTCCGCTCCCAAAGCTTCCACACATCCATGTACGCCTCATCCTGGTTCCTCACACTGTTCCTGACCACCTTCCCACTGCCCGTCGCCACCCGGGTCTTCGACATCTTCATGTATGAG GGGCTGGAGATCGTGTTCCGAGTGGGCCTCGCCCTGCTGCAGGTGAACCAGGCGGAGCTGATGCAGCTGGACATGGAGGGGATGTCCCAG TACTTCCAGAGAGTGATCCCCCACCAGTTTGACAGCTGCCCGGACAAGCTGGTCCTCAAAGCCTACCAGGTCAAGTACAACCCCAAGAAGATGAAGAG GCTGGAGAAGGAGTACGCAGCCATGAAGAGCAAGGAGATGGAGGAGCAGATCGAAATCAAA AGGCTTCGGACGGAGAACCGGCTCCTGAAACAGCGGATTGAAACCCTGGAGAAG GAGAGCGCTGCTCTGGCTGATAGGTTAATCCAG GGGCAAGTGACACGGGCGCAGGAAGCAGAGGAGAACTACGTCATCAAGCGGGAGCTGGCGGTGGTGCGGCAGCAGTGCAGCTCGGCCGCCGAGGACCTCCAGAAGGCACAGAGCACCATCCGGCAGCTGCAGGAGCAGCAG GAGAACCCCCGCCTCACAGAAGACTTCGTGTCCCACCTGGAGACCGAGCTGGAACAGTCGAGGCTGCGGGAGACGGAGACACTGGGGGCCCTTCGGGAGATGCAGGACAAGGTTCTTGACATGGAAAAG AGGAACAGTTCGCTGCCCGACGAGAACAACGTGGCGCAGCTGCAGGAGGAGCTGAAGGCGCTCAAGGTGCGGGAGGGCCAGGCGGTGGCCTCGACGCGAGAGCTGAAACTGCAGCTGCAGGAGCTCTCGGACACCTGGCAG GCCCATCTGGCCCGCGGCGGCCGCTGGAAGGAGTCCCCACGGAAGCTGGTCGTGGGCGAGCTGCAGGATGAGCTGATGAGCGTGCGTCTGCGCGAGGCGCAGGCCCTGGCCGAGGGCCGCGAGCTGCGGCAGCGCGTGGTGGAACTTGAGACGCAG GACCACATCCATCGCAACCTTCTGAACCGTGTGGAGGCGGAGCGCGCGGCGCTGCAGGAGAAGCTGCAGTACCTGGCGGCACAGAACAAGGGGCTGCAGACGCAGCTCAGCGAAAGCCGCCGCAAGCAGGCCGAGGCCGAGTGCAAG AGCAAGGAGGAGGTGATGGCTGTGCGACTGCGGGAGGCAGACAGCATGGCTGCGGTGGCCGAGATGCGGCAGCGCATCGCTGAGCTGGAGATCCAG AGGGAGGAGGGCCGAATCCAGGGTCAGCTGAACCACTCCGACTCATCGCAGTACATCCGCGAGCTCAAGGACCAGATCGAGGAGCTGAAGGCCGAG GTGCGGCTGCTGAAGGGCCCGCCGCCCTTCGAGGACCCGCTGGCTTTCGACGGGCTGAGCCTGGCGCGGCATTTGGACGAGGACTCACTGCCGTCGTCGGACGAGGAGCTACTCGGCGTAGGCGTGGGCGCTGCCCTGCAGGACGCGTTGTATCCTCTGTCCCCGCGCGATGCGCGCTTTTTCCGCCGTCTGGACCGGCCGGCCAAGGACAGCGAGGGCAGCTCAGACAGCGACGCTGATGAGCTTGCCGCGCCCTACAGCCAGGGCCTGGACAACTGA